The sequence below is a genomic window from Candidatus Nanopelagicales bacterium.
GCGTAGAAGAAGTTCTGCAGCGGGAACGGCACGTCGGCGGTGACGACCGTCGGCGGCACCGGCACGGGGGCGGGATCCGACGCCGGCCGCTGGCCGGTGAGCATGACGTAGCCGGACCGCAGGTCGCCGGTCACCAGCGGCGCGACGGTGTCGGACGAGATCCGGGTCAGCCGGCCGTCCGCCCGGGTCCCGCCCTCGGCGTAGAACGCCTCCTCCGGCTGCAGCACGCCGGTGACCTCGACCGACCCGGCCGGCACCTGCTCGGCCTCGGTGCCGATCTCGGGCACCCAGCCGCGCACCACCGCGACCGCGGTCCCGTCCTCGAGGAGCAGCGGGGTGAGCACCCACGAGCCGGCCCGGCCGTCCAGGCCGCGGTCGGCGACCAGCCGCTGGCCGTCGGCGGCGTAGCGCCCGGTCGCGGTGACCGGCCGCCCCACCGACACCCCGGGCAGCGGCTCGCCGGCCGGCGCGACCTGCTCGACGGGGACCGGCAGCCGGGAGGCGGCGCGCTCGGCCTCGAGGATGTCCTGGGTCCGCTGCCACTGCCAGGTGCCCAGCGCGGCGAACGCGACCACGGCGACCAGGGCCAGGGCGGTCAGCCCCAGCCAGCGGCGGGTGAGGAGGGTGCGCCTCACCGCGACTTCGGGGGCGGCGACTTCGGGGGCTGGCCCGAGTTCGGCGGCTGGCCCGCGCCCGGGGGCCCGTCCTGGTCCGGGGGCTGGTCCGGGTCCTCCGGGCCGCCAGGCAGGTCCGGCCGGACCTTCGCCATCTGGCTGCGCATCGAGCGGTACAGCAGCCAGACCGCCACGACCAGGAACACGAAGGAGATCAGGCCGAGGATGCCGGGGGTGACGCGCTCCGGGTCGATCGGGGGGGCGTCGGGCGTCACCGGCGTCGGCGACGGCGAGTCCTCGCCGCCCAGCCCGGCCAGCGCGACCGCGACCTGCGCGACCAGCCCGGTCATGCGACACCGTCCACCCGGCGCGCGCCGAGGTGCCGGGCGCTGCCGCGGGTGCGGGCCCGCTCGGCGACCGCGTCCGGATCTTCGTCCCGCAGCCCGACGAACAGGTCGTCCTCCGGCAGGTCGACGTCGACGTACGTGCTCGCCAGCTGGTAGTCCTCGGTCGGCCACACCCGCCGCTGCATCTCCATCGGCACTGCGAACCAGCGCCCGTCGGGGTCGATCTGCGTCGCGTGCGCCCGCAGCGCGGCGTCGCGCACGTCGAACCAGTCCGCGGCCGGCACCAGCGTGGTCAGCCGCTCCGCGTCGTGCTCGCGGTCCTCCCAGTGCGCCAGCCAGTCGGCGTACGGGGACTCCA
It includes:
- a CDS encoding SURF1 family protein produces the protein MRRTLLTRRWLGLTALALVAVVAFAALGTWQWQRTQDILEAERAASRLPVPVEQVAPAGEPLPGVSVGRPVTATGRYAADGQRLVADRGLDGRAGSWVLTPLLLEDGTAVAVVRGWVPEIGTEAEQVPAGSVEVTGVLQPEEAFYAEGGTRADGRLTRISSDTVAPLVTGDLRSGYVMLTGQRPASDPAPVPVPPTVVTADVPFPLQNFFYAFQWWFFAAFVVFLWFRWLRLEARERAEEAQPAPAAAEAPPSAG